The following proteins are encoded in a genomic region of Dermatophagoides farinae isolate YC_2012a chromosome 8, ASM2471394v1, whole genome shotgun sequence:
- the LOC124496216 gene encoding LOW QUALITY PROTEIN: uncharacterized protein LOC124496216 (The sequence of the model RefSeq protein was modified relative to this genomic sequence to represent the inferred CDS: inserted 2 bases in 1 codon) has protein sequence MQRTLINCLHTRNVILNNRFCANKSTEILLPNDDSYYESASDVPVEAKVLIYGDELVSKALAYHLSDTLGGGNVVVVRGHGPRDDQEKSVSYSTLNSFFMNHLIVSNPRSSLLIRHSADLYNVTNCGAIYLAQTEERVKSFKRMISISKLFIPKESGDMELLSPEEIKRRHNFIDTNKIKCGIHVPFDGVVMDRRAEEDKLEEYARSKGVQFFDEFILNKINVNNDRVSNIELLHPITHEVARIRCEYFVNSANNYMSRSVGKCSLTKVRVPSLACEHQLLETEPFNMPGQPIDSLIPIVNDFDNRTTVYQRTDKTLVLTGYEKVSNVVRKLYRSRSKDYPVDVEIPKIPVRWDHFYYLLDPILNRIPALRQANYRKLYARPENFTPDGRPLIGEVAEIKNYIIAAGVWPSLTGGTAKLLQELILSKPNSFQHDFWSLDPKRFMPLHSNRIFLFDRLREIPAKARYNINFPTPHNSYQTGHGLLRSPLYDRLKAAGAYFTQYMGHERPAVYLSKETEPYQTESEDCGVLEERVLETPSFGKPHWFDAVKREYSACRERVAILDYTSFAKFQISSVHDEALELLQYLCSNNVDMPIGSITLTGMQNDRGGFENDVSVIRLNERNFFLIGPTESQTRCMAWLRSNVLEDDVDQISIRDVTNDFTAICIMGPYAKLLLIDVVVAAALALKEPIEKFTKQLDQFPFFTAKELPIGSSKTPVLACNISHTGELGFVLYMHNQQAVQCYDTLVSAGAKYGVQHAGSICVRSLRIEKFFAFWGQDLDSTSTPLECGRGFRVFYDKNFLGKEALLKQKREGVKRKYVQLLLDSFDIDKEPLWPWGNEPIYLADQIDSNAKPPVGMTTTTAYGFTLGRMVCLGYISHPDPNAVITNDYILGSNFEVEVGGKRFSAHINLHSPKLTFIEHGVESSITATQFGALNALPHLFVRDELRAENLGPLVSSLGQMLVRTQTDKPHIFYPTYVALERINSLIGSKRFYQYLFQCGLQSDQDGGDISKKAVTIYETVQKRAPSPQVYIANMGLHTFIDSSSTATTTNNQQQRRGSKGSRRYSNANTINSNKPNNSKTVDDKQQQNANNKMKPGQGPVGQIISTVDNRRFTTNLPIMEEEYDLEPEQEMMMMMLNGASSHPSIRHWANEQMFTENDDYDNYNDDDDDENQAIVNDHTNHDVRDDLISPSHENDNNDDGQQQSHDDRTEIHRDYPVATANGEERSLENEELRTKKWVEKEAADTFSNREQEQVLLLANLDHPHYNYRSNQRQEQDKKDYYDDDRHGECQNLDSLNNNRIMDVLPNINYQKDMIRRQSITAAATINGDPYVASTTLDTAMMDHEGPAVRTTQQCKLVTNNENDNKLSKPGKPLSNYDQQQQLEQRLITTKEKEEQNQVQEANPLAHXHNNNNDDDGTGVSQEDESSLYSNDITDDQRCGHGQEPDFKTNHNSNDNDDDAENMVKTSGGQGRRLSIVADGTTVNRNNNTKLQQHSNRSSKQTSSSLNPTRQVTFANGYRKGSISTVIGPKIAKKPTTLSVLKTTQDSPGSSHTSRTLSSDEDDIVAHQNRSIANTRNNQLADDTTDTKMAAAAASTTNFIPQGSLASLTQLDADTLANIEYIPTMKHYLLPYYHHSYYHDSLYHPTTLAAATTSPILYPPTAASLVANPHLLRFGIFPRVLIYQALSSIAEEQFAAVQAIVRIVRDAPNDHLLLLLPHMDEFLSVFVSQLLLDSSSNFKVILWTLDIIELLTERFKLRIHPHLSQLILLLSQRLGDNRIVIRDSVIKVFHQMMTRYCPQEMLDLLFKHVSSSAQHQQPLAFTSASKLREEMANRVNASIATFPRSRLNLPKLCFDIAPLLIDRRSLVRLASLECVATLAQALGPHKLGSLMTAVHSLETTLTAIDFDRLIASIQARLARRSLARVGPDGNVHYVLRVPTSSESWYYRRIYDADLEWIALGPTTPPINVPPLNTPTVVVAPKFPSKNCEDLSSESSEPPRTNDSSPATLKPESCQERMTIQQQRLLNSPDSEDIPPPVKSKVTVGGVQSHHHHHHRLRHNRSSTSPEPDAHKSVKIRSRSRSKPQTQQHSSSRKTIDPDGMAQDPPSPLRNFSDRQQQQEIEQRFHCLEAPQLHRSKTSQEFRPYGKHKARRDQFIERLVRGESVDDSDLADAQWFRRSSTESLEAWRQYFGRFKKQMADISLLSGAGRPYGSRPGSSIYYGLSPLPPFTLPAATFAPPGFLSPSYYYHYYIANGLSNSYHDLSQLQQKNMMSIMKRSGFISGSDQDPDPDIDRDRDHESKRHKPERIVDSKPSANDSGQHSKQILQGGQVNGTLKNIKRSKPLPLERSFSMPSIRTDSSTENDQHLHAHQNAQDNPQVISDEVIQELGMWEQVIQEEKNQQSLDNNAIEQSTENVNDANQIEAKPQAKIPTVSIQPSTPSVQSTSLKQSYEVSSSLPPLPSSTSSSPPPPPPPPSPPSQSSHTDNDDEQQEQPTSNAESKPEESIKNVDDSGRPTESSPKGNVDSKLAQTTTAKSKPPTVTKTGPAAPPVSRRMSKPVQQLYIKTTPAIPMNANIQHILGNVARTEGPFDNPYDAVKAAVIALRDHAWTTKVEGMLAVVRLATFHPHHLIRDQHQISLALAGETRNLRSTVARSAIFTIGELFSKLRSQIEPELDILTQALLHKVIENSVFIREDIDRALQLMIESMPQTRAALALITFGSSHRNTHVRRSSAQFLSALVEKMGPMKCLLGPRDIGENLLPAAARFIQDHSSHTRYFGRRIFAALMQHPLFDKFLRRHVSPGTYRNICGMLETIKRRGVGDAPSDLYSPTVQPKESDPRRLVVVEATTPS, from the exons ATGCAACGAACCTTGATCAATTGTTTGCACACTCGTAATGTAATATTGAATAATCGTTTTTGTGCCAATAAATCGACTGAAATTTTATTGCCAAATGACGACTCCTATTATGAATCGGCTTCGGATGTTCCCGTCGAAGCCAAAGTGCTCATCTATGGCGACGAATTAGTATCGAAAGCTTTGGCCTATCATCTCAGTGATACATTGGGTGGTGGCAACGTTGTCGTCGTTCGTGGCCATGGTCCTCGTGATGATCAAGAGAAATCGGTCTCTTACTCTACCTTGAATAGTTTTTTcatgaatcatttgattgtttcgaATCCTCGTTCTTCTTTATTGATTCGTCATAGTGCCGATTTGTACAATGTTACCAATTGTGGAGCAATTTATCTCGCTCAAACCGAAGAACGAGTCAAATCGTTCAAGcgaatgatttcaatttccaaATTGTTTATACCAAAAGAAAGTGGTGATATGGAACTACTTTCGCCCGAAGAAATCAAACGGAGACACAATTTCATCGATacgaataaaattaaatgcGGAATTCATGTACCATTCGATGGTGTAGTGATGGATCGAAGAGCCGAGGAAGACAAACTCGAAGAATATGCCCGATCCAAAGGTGTTCAGTTTTTCGACGAGtttattttgaacaaaatcaacGTCAACAATGATCGCGTTTCCAATATTGAG cTATTGCATCCAATTACACATGAAGTGGCCCGAATTCGATGTGAATATTTTGTCAATTCAGCCAACAATTACATGAGTCGTAGTGTAGGAAAATGCAGTCTTACCAAAGTACGTGTTCCATCACTGGCTTGTGAACATCAGCTATTGGAAACTGAACCATTCAACATGCCAGGACAGCCGATTGATTCTCTCATACCGATtgtcaatgattttgataacCGAACCACCGTTTACCAACGAACCGATAAAACACTTGTTCTTACTGGTTATGAAAAAGTTTCCAATGTTGTTCGTAAGCTTTATAGATCTCGAAGTAAAGATTATCCAGTCGATGTTGAGATACCAAAAATACCCGTCCGTTGGGATCATTTCTACTATCTGCTCGATCCGATTCTGAATCGAATTCCAGCATTACGTCAAGCCAATTATCGTAAGCTATATGCACGACCCGAGAATTTCACGCCTGATGGTCGACCATTAATAGGTGAAGTTGCCGAGATCAAAAACTATATTATCGCTGCTGGTGTTTGGCCTTCATTGACCGGTGGTACGGCCAAACTGTTGCAGGAATTGATATTGAGCAaaccaaattcatttcaGCATGATTTCTGGTCTTTGGATCCTAAACGTTTCATGCCGCtacattcgaatcgaatatttttgttcGATCGACTTCGTGAAATCCCAGCAAAAGCTCGATACAACATCAACTTTCCTACGCCTCATAATAGCTACCAAACTGGACATGGATTGCTTCGCAGTCCACTCTATGACAGACTAAAAGCAGCCGGTGCTTATTTCACTCAATACATGGGTCATGAAAGACCTGCCGTCTATCTAAGCAAAGAAACCGAACCTTATCAAACAGAATCGGAAGATTGCGGTGTGCTTGAAGAACGTGTTCTCGAGACGCCATCATTCGGTAAACCACATTGGTTTGATGCTGTCAAACGTGAATACAGTGCTTGTCGAGAACGTGTCGCCATTCTGGATTACACAAGTTTTgccaaatttcaaatttcctCTGTTCACGATGAAGCATTGGAACTATTGCAATATCTTTGCTCAAACAATGTTGACATGCCAATCGGTTCGATCACATTGACAg gaaTGCAAAACGATCGTGGCGGTTTCGAAAATGATGTCTCCGTAATTCGTCTAAATGAACGaaacttttttctcatcGGTCCAACAGAAAGTCAAACTCGATGCATGGCCTGGCTACGATCTAACGTATTGGAGGATGACGTTGATCAGATATCCATTCGCGATGTTACCAATGATTTTACCGCCATTTGTATAATGGGCCCGTATGCTAAATTGTTGCTGATTGATGTTGTCGTTGCTGCAGCGTTGGCTTTAAAGGAACCCATAGAAAAGTTTACGAAACAATTGGATCAATTTCCATTCTTCACGGCCAAAGAATTGCCGATTGGATCGTCGAAAACACCGGTATTGGCATGTAATATCTCTCATACAGGCGAACTTGGTTTCGTACTGTACATGCACAATCAACAGGCTGTTCAGTGTTATGATACATTGGTCAGTGCTGGCGCCAAATACGGTGTCCAACATGCTGGAAGCATTTGTGTTCGCTCGTTACGAATAGAAAAGTTTTTCGCGTTCTGGGGCCAGGATCTAGATTCCACATCTACACCGTTGGAATGTGGTCGTGGATTTCGAGTGTTTTATGACAAGAATTTCCTTGGCAAAGAAGCTTTACTCAAACAAAAACGAGAAGGCGTCAAACGCAAATATGTGCAATTGTTATTGGATTCGTTCGATATCGACAAAGAACCATTATGGCCTTGGGGTAATGAGCCGATTTATTTGGCCGatcaaatcgattcaaatgcCAAACCGCCAGTGGGTATGACTACAACTACAGCCTATGGATTCACTTTAGGTCGAATGGTGTGCCTTGGTTATATAAGCCATCCAGATCCGAATGCCGTAATCACCAATGATTATATTTTGGGCTCAAATTTTGAGGTTGAAGTAGGTGGTAAACGTTTCAGTGCACATATTAATCTACATTCACCCAAATTG ACATTCATTGAACATGGTGTTGAATCATCGATAACCGCTACACAATTTGGAGCATTGAATGCCTTACCACATCTATTTGTTCGTGATGAACTTCGTGCCGAAAATCTTGGCCCATTAGTTTCAAGTCTGGGCCAAATGTTGGTCCGTACACAGACGGATAAGCCTCATATTTTTTATCCCACATATGTTGCTCTGGAGCGtatcaattcattgattggttCAAAACGTTTCTATCAATATCTATTCCAGTGTGGTCTCCAATCCGACCAAGACGGTGGTGATATTTCGAAAAAAGCCGTCACTATCTATGAAACCGTACAGAAGAGGGCACCATCACCTCAAGTTTATATTGCAAATATGG GATTGCATACGTTtatcgattcatcatcaacagcaaccaccacaaacaatcaacaacaacgacgtgGATCAAAAGGATCGCGAAGATACTCAAATGCGAACACAATTAATAGTAACAAAccaaataattcaaaaacagtggatgataaacaacaacaaaacgctaataacaaaatgaaaccagGACAAGGTCCAGTTGGACAAATAATATCTACTGTGGATAATCGTAGATTCACTACTAATCTACCCATTATGGAAGAAGAATATGACCTGGAACCGGaacaagaaatgatgatgatgatgttgaatggTGCTTCTAGTCACCCATCAATCCGTCATTGGGCCAACGAACAAATGTTTactgaaaatgatgattatgataattataatgatgatgatgatgatgaaaatcaggCCATCGTGAATGATCATACTAACCATGATGTTCGAGATGATTTAATTTCACCATcacatgaaaatgataataatgatgatggtcaacaGCAATCACATGACGACCGGACGGAAATTCATAGAGATTATCCTGTTGCTACTGCTAATGGGGAGGAACGTTCACTCGAAAATGAAGAACTACGAACCAAGAAATGGGTCGAAAAAGAGGCGGCCGACACTTTCAGCAACCGAGAGCAAGAAcaagtattattattagctaATCTGGATCATCCTCATTATAATTACCGCAGCAACCAACGACAAGAACAGGACAAAAaggattattatgatgatgatcgccATGGTGAATGCCAGAATCTGGATTCATTAAATAATAACCGAATAATGGATGTACTTCCAAATATTAACTACCAAAAAGATATGATTCGACGACAGTCGATAACGGCGGCAGCCACGATCAACGGTGATCCTTATGTTGCCTCTACTACTTTGGATACTGCAATGATGGATCATGAAGGTCCAGCAGTGCGTACGACTCAGCAATGCAAACTCGTAACGAACAAcgaaaatgacaacaaactATCGAAACCAGGGAAACCATTATCAAACTATgaccaacagcaacaactaGAACAACGGCTAATAAcaaccaaagaaaaagaggAACAGAATCAGGTGCAGGAGGCGAATCCATTGGCTCa tcacaataataacaatgatgatgatggaacagGAGTAAGTCAAGAAGACGAATCTTCCctttattcaaatgatattACTGATGATCAACGATGTGGGCATGGACAAGAGCCAGATTTCAAAACTAATCACAATTctaacgacaacgacgacgacgccGAAAACATGGTGAAAACTAGCGGTGGACAAGGACGACGTTTGTCCATAGTTGCTGATGGAACAACTGTCAATCGTAACAATAATACTAAGCTGCAACAACATTCGAATCGTTCAAGCAAacagacatcatcatctttgaatCCCACTAGACAAGTTACATTCGCCAATGGCTATCGAAAAGGAAGCATTTCAACTGTCATTGGTCCAAAAATCGCCAAAAAGCCAACAACATTATCGGTATTAAAAACAACACAAGATTCACCCGGATCATCACATACATCTCGAACGTTGTCGagtgatgaagatgatatcGTTGCTCATCAAAATCGCTCAATCGCTAACACTAGAAACAATCAATTGGCCGATGATACAACCGATACGAAAatggctgctgctgctgcatcAACTACGAATTTTATCCCACAAGGTTCGCTAGCTTCGTTGACACAATTAGATGCCGATACATTGGcaaacattgaatatattcCTACCATGAAG CATTATTTGTTGCCATATTATCACCACTCATATTATCATGATTCGTTGTATCATCCTACCACATTGGCAGCAGCAACTACATCGCCCATTCTTTACCCGCCGACAGCAGCATCGTTGGTTGCCAATCCACATTTGCTTCGATTCGGAATATTTCCTCGTGTATTGATCTATCAggcattatcatcgattgcTGAGGAACAATTTGCCGCCGTTCAGGCCATAGTTCGCATTGTCCGTGATGCACCGAATGACCATCTTTTACTATTATTGCCTCATATGGATGAATTTCTATCTGTATTCGTCTCACAACTCTTATTGGATAGTTCATCCAATTTCAAAGTTATACTTTGGACATTGGATATCATAGAATTGTTGACAGAGCGTTTCAAGCTACGGATACATCCTCATTTATCGCAACTAATTCTACTGTTGTCACAACGATTGG GTGACAATCGAATTGTGATACGTGATTCTGTCATCAAAGTATTTCATCAGATGATGACAAGATATTGTCCACAGGAAATGTTGGATCTATTGTTCAAACATGTTTCGTCATCAGCTCAACACCAACAACCATTGGCATTCACATCGGCTTCAAAGCTACGTGAAGAAATGGCCAATCGTGTCAATGCCTCGATAGCGACCTTTCCCAGAAGTCGTTTGAATCTGCCAAAATTATGTTTCGATATCGCTCCATTGCTCATCGATCGCCGTTCGTTAGTTCGATTGGCTTCCTTAGAATGTGTGGCCACGTTAGCTCAAGCACTTGGGCCACATAAACTAGGATCATTGATGACAGCCGTTCATTCACTGGAAACTACGTTGACTGCAATTGatttcgatcgattgattgcaTCGATACAGGCTAGATTGGCTCGTCGTTCACTTGCTCGTGTTGGGCCTGATGGTAATGTACACTATGTGCTTAGGGTGCCAACCTCAAGCGAATCCTGGTATTATCGTCGCATTTACGATGCTGATCTTGAGTGGATTGCCCTTGGACCAACTACACCACCAATTAATGTGCCACCCTTGAATACACCCACCGTTGTAGTGGCACCGAAATTTCCATCAAAAAATTGCGAAGAtttatcatcagaatcatccGAACCTCCACGaacaaatgattcatcaCCAGCTACATTGAAACCTGAATCTTGTCAAGAGAGAATgacaattcaacaacaacgattgtTAAATTCACCAGATTCCGAAGATATACCACCTCCAGTGAAAAGTAAAGTAACCGTCGGTGGTGTTCAAtcacaccaccaccatcatcatcgtcttcgTCACAATCGTTCTTCGACATCGCCCGAACCAGACGCACATAAATCGGTGAAGATTCGTAGCCGATCTCGATCGAAACCTCAAACTCAGCAACATTCTTCGTCTCGCAAGACAATCGATCCAGATGGCATGGCTCAGGATCCGCCCAGTCCATTAAGAAATTTTTCCGATCGccaacagcaacaagaaATTGAGCAACGATTTCATTGTTTGGAAGCACCACAATTACATCGATCAAAAACTAGCCAAGAATTCCGTCCATACGGTAAACATAAAGCAAGACGTGATCAATTTATCGAGCGTTTAGTACGAGGTGAATCTGTGGATGATTCTGATCTGGCAGATGCTCAGTGGTTTCGTCGCTCGTCGACCGAAA GTCTCGAAGCTTGGCGACAATATTTTGGTCGTTTCAAAAAACAGATGGCCGATATTTCATTGTTAAGTGGCGCTGGACGACCATATGGATCTCGACCGGGTTCAAGTA TTTATTATGGACTTTCACCGTTGCCACCATTTACCCTACCGGCGGCCACATTTGCACCACCTGGTTTTTTATCGCCTTcatattattaccattattatattgccAATGGCCTTTCCAATTCTTATCATGATCTTTCACAgcttcaacaaaaaaatatgatgtcAATAATGAAACGATCCGGTTTTATTTCCGGCTCGGATCAAGATCCAGATCCCGATATAGATCGAGACCGAGACCACGAATCAAAAAGACACAAACCAGAAAGGATTGTCGATTCAAAGCCAAGCGCTAATGATTCTGGTCAACATTCCAAACAAATCTTACAAGGTGGACAAGTCAATGGAACTTTGAAAAACATCAAACGTTCAA AACCACTACCATTGGAACGATCATTTTCTATGCCATCAATACGAACGGATTCATCGACAGAAAATGATCAACACCTTCATGCTCATCAGAATGCACAAGACAATCCACAAGTAATCAGCGATGAAGTCATTCAAGAATTGGGAATGTGGGAACAAGTCATTCAAGAGGAAAAGAATCAGCAATCCTTGGACAATAATGCCATCGAACAGTCAACCGAAAATGTCAATGATGCTAACCAAATTGAAGCAAAACCTCAAGCGAAAATCCCAACAGTCAGTATTCAACCATCAACGCCATCCGTGCAATCCACATCGTTGAAACAAAGTTATGAAGTTTCGTCGTCACTCccaccattaccatcatcaacatcatcatcaccaccaccaccaccaccaccaccatcaccgcCTTCACAGTCTTCTCAtaccgataatgatgatgaacaacaagaacaacctACTTCTAATGCTGAATCGAAACCCGAAGAATCGATTAAGAATGTGGACGATTCTGGTAGGCCCACTGAATCATCACCCAAAGGGAATGTTGATTCGAAATTGGCACAAACGACGACTGCCAAATCGAAACCACCCACTGTAACAAAGACCGGACCAGCGGCACCACCTGTATCTCGTAGAATGTCGAAACCGGTGCAACAGCTTTATATAAAGACTACACCAGCCATTCCTATGAATGCTAATATTCAGCACATTCTGGGCAATGTCGCTCGTACGGAAGGACCTTTTGATAACCCATACGATGCTGTCAAGGCTGCTGTCATTGCCTTACGTGATCATGCTTGGACGACCAAAGTGGAAGGAATGTTAGCCGTAGTACGATTAGCAACATTCCATcctcatcatttgattcgtGATCAACATCAGATTTCGTTGGCATTGGCTGGCGAAACTCGTAATCTTCGATCGACAGTTGCACGTTCCGCCATATTTACTATTGGtgaattgttttcaaaacTTCGATCACAGATCGAACCG GAACTTGACATTCTTACTCAAGCATTACTGCATAAAGTGATTGAAAATTCCGTGTTCATTCGTGAAGATATTGATCGAGCTctacaattgatgattgaatctaTGCCACAGACACGTGCAGCCTTGGCTTTAATTACATTTGGTTCAag TCACCGCAATACTCATGTGAGGCGTTCGTCTGCACAATTTCTTTCCGCTTTAGTCGAAAAAATGGGTCCAATGAAGTGTCTGCTTGGACCTCGTGATATTGGTGAAAATTTATTGCCGGCGGCAGCTCGTTTCATCCAAGATCATTCATCGCATACTCGATATTTTGGCCGGCGAATATTTGCCGCATTGATGCAACATCCATTGTTTGATAAGTTTCTTAGGAGACACGTTTCACCGGGAACTTATCGAAATATTTGCGGCATGTTGGAGACAATCAAACGAAGA GGAGTCGGTGATGCACCATCGGATTTGTATTCACCAACCGTACAACCAAAAGAAAGTGATCCACGACGATTAGTCGTTGTCGAAGCAACAACACCAAGTTGA
- the LOC124496225 gene encoding cytochrome P450 3A8, translating into MLSSMLMGFMLNPYLLYVIAAVFIIALLGRLYYELYEYLMKRQCARQNLKYVRMPSQTIAIIRKQRYDIAETKFVKENGKVFGTNMLNQLTIYVADAELVQIVCNREFTKFTNRRAFELQDPVWDNVMFAANDEKWKRLRAIMSPAFATGKLRKFKFCIDETYQTMAANLDKKIAKDPIVNIKHVVGAYTMDTIIQLSMGIRIDSLEDPNTPLIRYARQLFGHDLLVKDAILFSIAFFYPKLLKYLPLRLQGEAIDHFKECVLQIVHKKREEMNNKQSSQKATNFIELVLEVEQEQESVDKQQQQQQSNGDAKPFKHITNDEMIAQCITFFTVGYDTTATTITNTCYALATHPDNQEKLHQSIMETLDQLAQERTDGCKDPYELITFDTLNRFEYLNAVLNETMRFLTLVSATERIATEDSRVETSDKKKWFDVKKGDVIRIPMLSLHMDPEYFSQPNQFLPERFMPQQQQDDNKRFNKYAFMPFGSGPRKCIASNLAILEAKMALVHLFRTYRMSVATKTQIPLDFYINADLLFPKDVYLRVEQRL; encoded by the exons ATGTTGTCTTCAATGCTGATGGGATTCATGTTGAATCCTTATTTACTTTATGTAATAGCCGCAGTCTTCATTATCGCATTACTTGGCCGATTATATTATGAATTGTATGAATATCTGATGAAACGACAATGTGCAAGACAAAATCTGAAATATGTTCGTATGCCGAGTCAAACTATTGCCATAATACGTAAACAACGTTATGATATTGCCGAAACTAAATTCGTAAAAGAAAATGGCAAAGTATTCGGTACGAATATGCTCAACCAGTTGACCATTTATGTGGCCGATGCTGAATTGGTACAGATTGTCTGTAATCGAGAATTCACCAAATTCACTAATCGTCGA gCATTCGAACTTCAAGATCCTGTTTGGGATAATGTTATGTTTGCAGCTAACgatgaaaaatggaaacGCTTACGTGCTATCATGTCACCTGCATTCGCTACTGGCAAACTGcgtaaattcaaattttgcaTCGATGAAACCTATCAGACGATGGCGGCAAATCTAGACAAAAAGATTGCAAAAGATCCGATTGTCAATATTAAACATGTTGTCGGAGCATACACAATGGACACTATCATTCAGTTGTCAATGGGCATTAGAATCGATTCATTGGAAGATCCAAACACCCCTCTCATCAGATATGCCAGACAATTATTTGGTCATGATTTACTGGTTAAAGATGCCATTTTATTCTCGATAGCTTTTTTCTACCccaaattattgaaatatcTCCCCTTACGATTGCAAGGCGAAGctattgatcattttaaaGAATGTGTTTTGCAAATTGTCCACAAAAAGCGtgaagaaatgaataataagcAAAGCTCACAAAAAGCTACAAATTTTATCGAATTGGTTTTGGAAGTGGAACAAGAACAAGAATCTGtcgataaacaacaacaacaacaacaatcaaatggaGATGCTAAGCCATTTAAACATATCACTAACGATGAAATGATTGCCCAATGCATTACCTTTTTCACTGTTGGTTATGATACAACCGCTACGACCATAACAAACACTTGTTATGCATTGGCCACACATCCGGATAATCAGGAAAAACTCCATCAAAGTATCATGGAAACATTGGATCAATTGGCTCAAGAACGAACCGATGGTTGTAAAGATCCCTACGAATTGATCACATTCGATACATTGAATAGATTCGAATATTTGAATGCTGTACTGAATGAAACGATGCGATTTTTAACACTAGTTTCAGCCACCGAACGAATAGCTACGGAAGATTCACGTGTAGAGACTAGTGATAAAAAGAAATGGTTCGATGTAAAGAAAGGGGATGTTATTCGTATCCCAATGCTCAGTTTACATATGGACCcagaatatttttcacaGCCCAATCAGTTTCTTCCAGAACGATTTatgccacaacaacaacaagatgataataaacgaTTCAACAAATATGCATTCATGCCATTTGGAAGTGGTCCAAGGAAATGCATAGCTTCAAATCTAGCCATATTGGAGGCGAAAATGGCATTAGTCCATCTGTTTCGAACGTATCGTATGAGTGTTGCtacaaaaacacaaattcCGTTGGATTTCTATATAAATGCTGATTTATTGTTCCCTAAAGATGTCTATTTACGTGTAGAGCAGagattataa